In Lycium barbarum isolate Lr01 chromosome 9, ASM1917538v2, whole genome shotgun sequence, the DNA window CTCCCGAAAAGAGAGTTCcttttttatttacttttttttaagAAAGTGGGTCATTCTTCTAAAAACTAATGAAAGCGAGAACTACTTTTCTTGGTCCTTTAAAGAATTATGCTCCACGGTTTTCTTTTTAGTTAATAcaaaaaagaatgatatttttttatatttaataataatttaattttaaaatattcattttgtcttaatgaaatgatttacaaccacacaaatatcaatgaattattttagatcacaaatttcaaaagtcatcTGTTATTTCTTAACTCTACTCTCAATCAAACACTATCACATCAATTAAGATGAAAATAGTAACAAGAAAATAGCTGAAAATACCATGACAGACAAACCAATAAAGTACACGGAGAGTACTACCTTTCTTGGAAAGAAGCCTTTGATTAAAGAATCACATACATGACTAAGTGGAAGGAAAATATGTATAAAACCTCAACTCTTTCCCAATAAAAGGTTGAAATGACAGAATTGTAGTTAGATGATTTGAAATCCAGGAGCAGTCCTACATCCATCATGCCAAGAGTACCACCACAACAGCAGCAAAGTACAAACATGGAGGAGATAAAGAAGGGAGCGTGGTCTCCAGAGGAAGACCAGAAATTGAAATCTTATATCATAAGATATGGCATCTGGAATTGGAGCCAAATGCCCAAATTTGCAGGTTTGATTCATTTCAAATAATTAATTTCCAATATGTCTACTGATAATTCATCCTTTGATTCCCATGCATTACTTGTACAAGTTCATTACTCCatccggtccaaaataattgatgttTTAACCTCTAAAAGTTGGTCCAGAATAATTGATGTTTCACGTAATCAAGAAAGTATTGAGTTGTCTTTTCCAAATTTATCTTGATACATTCACATATCCCCATAATAATTATGTCAACCTAGAAGAtaagaaaatcataattaaggGTATATAAGTCAAAAGCCCTCTTAATTTTTAGGAGTTAGTGAATTCCTTAATCCATGTGACTAACCTTAatacctcaattattttggattgGAGGGAGTAATTTGTTGTGCGTAATTAATTCGTCTCCTGAACTTTGGTCCGCAGGGCTTTCAAGAACGGGAAAAAGTTGTAGACTTCGATGGATGAACTATCTCCGCCCTGATGTTAAGAGAGGACCTTTTACCATGGAAGAAGTCGAAATAGTCATTAAAATGTACCAGGAATTGGGAAACAGGTGAGAAGTCCTAGCTTTAGGAATCCACCTATACGCACATATAATCTTTATTATTAACATGTCAAATTATCCTAAGTTTAATATAAATTAGGTCTACATACGTATAAGAGAATTTCCTAATTGTGTTAATGCAGATGGTCGGCCATAGCTGCAAAAATATCAGGAAGAACGGACAACGAAATTAAAAACTTCTTCCACACACACTTAAAGAAGCATCTGaaattgaaaaatattgatgcCTCGATGAAGTCTAAGGTAAAACGCAAAAGGGTGGAGAAAACCAAGAAAAGCGAGGAGATAAATAATGCCGGTAAAGCTCAAGAAAAAACTCTATCATTTCTGGCTATTGGCCCGACAATGACGACAGATAATAATTCAATGATCGGAACATCGACCAACAACAGCAGTAGTTTGATGGTATCACCCTGTGGTTCTTCATCCTACAACAGCATTATTACATTTGACGAAAGCCAAAGGATGAATGTGGATCAACCAATCATTGAAATGGAAAACACGGTCATCTTGGAGAGCAATCCTGAAATTCATCAGTCAGATAGTTTGAGCATTGAGTCATTGGATGAGTTTGACACGAATTCATTCTGGTTTCATCTACTTAATGATGCTCACCGTTTTATTTTATGATCTATATGTACGGAATGGCAAATGCTTTCACCAATTGAGTAATACGTACCTGAATATGTGATAGtaatttgttttcaaataaatttcagTATAAGTAAGAACCCCATTACCTTTTATTACTTGTAGAATAATTAAGGAGATTATACGAGTGTCCAGGGTAGTGGACTCTTATGAAATATATATCTATCTAAAGAAGTAGTAATACAATTTTGCCTACGCACCACAAGTAAGTAATAAGACGCTTTGTTTTGGTACTAGTCTTTAAACACTTCTATATTGttactttttttccttttcaataTAAGAGGCAATATTCATTGGTCATTCATGCCATGGGAATATATTGGCACTTCCAATTTTTCGGATTCTACTAAGATTTCCTTTACTtgaggaaaaatgaaaaagatAGAAATGTTAAGGAGCATATATAGTATAGTCCTTTTACTCCTGAACTGTCTACGCAAATGTACACTCATTTGCAGATGAATCTTTTTTTACCTCCCACCTTTTCGCTCTCTTAGTGACTCAAACCTACAACATTTTTGCAGAAGAACCTAGCTAATAGGCGAAGTCAAAATTTAAATTTAGTGATTTCAACTTTTAAAGTCCTCTTAGCACTGAGCTTATTGTACTCTATATCGAAGCTAACAGGTTCACTAAAAAGAGGAATTAACACTATTAAAACCGTCTTCGCTGAATAGTCTGTAACTAATATAATTTTTTGACAACATATCGCTAATCCGTTATCAAATATATTAGCAATGAATTATTCTTGTTTAGCAATAGAAATTGTTTGTCACTATTTCATACATTTTTTTAGCATTAATTTGCCACTGGCTTCCCCATAGCTCCCCAACACAAGCAATATTTTTAAAGAGGAAATTCAAAATAAAGGAAGAAGCGCTGATGATGGTGAATGGAGAGGAAAGTCAAATTATGTCTGTTATTTTGACGGTCAAATAAATCACATTTTTTAAAGGGAGAACTTTAGCGAAAAAGCAAATTATGCAATCCTAAGAGAAATTAGAAATGTTAGTCTAATCAAtactcttaggggtcgtttggtttaaggacccattagtcccgggattataatctcgggactaatttatcccatcaattgggattattttataccatctaaaagatggtataaaataatcccagtataagtggcttaagaaggtataagttgggtTATTctagcactaatttttatatcatgtttggtacaaggtataaatttatcccagcactaatttatatcttataccaaacatggtataaaaattaatgccgggataacccagcttataccttaaaccaaacgaccccttagtcaAATGTTTAAGAAGGCTTTAGCAAATGGTTTCAATAGTCGTTTTTCCACTTTATTTCTagtataaataaagaaaaaaatgagATGACAAATAACCCAAAAGAGTGATTACACCTCTTTTTTCTTCTCCATGTTTTAATTTCCAAATATCAATACGGGTATGATTAATTAAAATGTTAATCTCTTCTGAATATTTAAGTTCTTGTTTACTTTTCTCATGAACAAAACTTGAAAAACCATGGATACTATTCTTTATTATAACGTAAACCTATTGAACTACTATTTAAAGTAATCTTTTTTTGTTAAAGAAACACACCTATTTACCTAGCAGAACAACTAACTTTGGTATACGAGATTATAATTTGTTCATGTAATCTAAAAGCAACTTTACTTTTATGGAACATTGAGCTGATAATTATGCTCATGGTATAAGCTAATTATTTACTAGCTTATTAATCAAAATTTACTAGCTTATTAATCAAACTCTATACAATTAGTACTTCTTAATAACTCACATTAGATGACATTTTTCTTTTTACTTGGAAGACAATACCAAGTTGAACTCCAACAACAAGTAATTAGACCAAAAGACGATCATAGTGACGAGGTAGGTATTTTTTTTTCTATCCATCTGAAACTTGATTGGTCCCTAGCTCTGATAAAAAAGAATACAAACCATTGCATCTACTTTAATGATCTTGATAGACAAAAATATTGCATATTCCTGCAAAATCCGATTTTTGTCTCTTTCACTGTATATTATATATAACTCTTCATAATGGATATTGGGAGAAAGAATGCATGAACCTAGGTTGATTATTACACTAATAATTGGATGTAACAAGAAGCTTAAAAGAAGTGGACACTTAAACTATTCTTAATTCTAATGACCCCGTAGATTTGACAATTTGATACCTTCAACGCTTGGAAAAGCTTCTTAAAATCACTCTTCATAATATTTTTTGTCCACTTCGAATAATGATTGGAATAAATTAGGTAAAACTATAGCCTCGTCTCTTTCTGGTTGAATTTTGACACTACAACAGTGACACAAAAACAACTGCCATACAAGTTCAAAATTTTAATTTGACGATAGATTTGTAAAAATACTGGTCAAATCCCAAATTAACAAAAGGAGTAGTGGTTAGCTAGTTGAGTA includes these proteins:
- the LOC132611841 gene encoding MYB-like transcription factor EOBI, whose product is MPRVPPQQQQSTNMEEIKKGAWSPEEDQKLKSYIIRYGIWNWSQMPKFAGLSRTGKSCRLRWMNYLRPDVKRGPFTMEEVEIVIKMYQELGNRWSAIAAKISGRTDNEIKNFFHTHLKKHLKLKNIDASMKSKVKRKRVEKTKKSEEINNAGKAQEKTLSFLAIGPTMTTDNNSMIGTSTNNSSSLMVSPCGSSSYNSIITFDESQRMNVDQPIIEMENTVILESNPEIHQSDSLSIESLDEFDTNSFWFHLLNDAHRFIL